Proteins from one Mycobacterium adipatum genomic window:
- a CDS encoding APC family permease, with the protein MSEIIDPPAPTGTNPIQRLKPNAVGLVGVLFMAVATAAPITAMVGNVPIAVGYGNGAFAPAGYFVATIVLTLFAIGYAAMSKHITATGAFYGYISHGLGRIVGLGAGFLTALAYMVFEASLIGIFSFFGTDLFTSLFGVDVPWIVFALVMLGVNTLLTYFDINLAAKVLGVFLVTEIVMLGALAVSVLVAGGGPQGWSWGSLNPLNGFQSLSGAVEGPDGSMIAVAGSAGVGLFFAFWSWVGFESSAMYGEESRNPKKIIPIAVICSVVGIGAFYVIVSWLAIVGTGPENAVALAQDSATAGNIFFNPVHDNLGQWAVDLFKILLMTGSFACGMAFHNCAARYLYALGRENVIPGMRKTIGATHRVHGSPHIAGFVQTGFATLIVLFFQFTDRDPYTGLYGLMALLGTTAIMIVQALAAFSVISYFHVHKRHPETANWFSTFLAPLLGGLGMIYVVYLLAKNASFAAGTAATDWIFAAIPWVVGIVGIGGVLLALFLKYKDPARYAELGRTVLEEAHER; encoded by the coding sequence GGCAACGTTCCGATCGCGGTCGGCTACGGCAACGGGGCCTTCGCGCCCGCCGGCTACTTCGTGGCCACCATCGTGCTCACGCTGTTCGCCATCGGCTACGCCGCCATGAGCAAGCACATCACCGCCACCGGGGCCTTCTACGGGTACATCTCGCACGGCCTCGGGCGCATCGTCGGGCTGGGCGCCGGATTCCTCACCGCACTGGCGTACATGGTGTTCGAGGCCTCCCTGATCGGCATCTTCTCGTTCTTCGGCACCGACCTGTTCACCTCACTGTTCGGTGTCGACGTGCCCTGGATCGTGTTCGCGCTGGTGATGCTGGGCGTGAACACCCTGCTGACCTACTTCGACATCAACTTGGCCGCAAAGGTACTCGGTGTCTTCCTGGTCACCGAGATCGTGATGCTGGGCGCCCTGGCTGTCTCGGTGTTGGTGGCCGGTGGCGGTCCGCAGGGCTGGTCGTGGGGATCGTTGAACCCGCTCAACGGTTTTCAGAGCTTGTCTGGGGCCGTCGAGGGCCCCGACGGCTCCATGATCGCGGTGGCCGGGTCCGCGGGTGTCGGACTGTTCTTCGCGTTCTGGTCCTGGGTCGGGTTCGAGTCCAGCGCCATGTACGGCGAGGAATCACGCAACCCCAAGAAGATCATCCCCATCGCGGTGATCTGTTCGGTCGTCGGTATCGGCGCGTTCTACGTGATCGTGTCCTGGCTGGCCATCGTCGGTACCGGCCCGGAGAACGCCGTTGCGCTGGCCCAGGATTCGGCCACCGCGGGCAACATCTTCTTCAACCCGGTGCACGACAATCTGGGCCAATGGGCCGTCGATCTGTTCAAGATCCTGCTGATGACGGGCTCGTTCGCGTGCGGTATGGCGTTCCACAACTGTGCGGCCCGCTACCTCTACGCGCTGGGTCGGGAGAACGTCATCCCGGGTATGCGCAAGACCATCGGTGCCACCCACCGGGTGCACGGCTCCCCGCATATCGCGGGGTTCGTGCAGACCGGTTTCGCCACGCTGATCGTGCTGTTCTTCCAGTTCACCGATCGTGATCCCTACACCGGTCTGTACGGCCTGATGGCTCTGCTGGGTACCACCGCGATCATGATCGTGCAAGCCCTGGCAGCGTTCTCGGTGATCTCGTATTTCCATGTGCACAAGCGGCATCCGGAAACCGCCAACTGGTTCAGCACGTTCCTGGCCCCGCTCCTGGGCGGGCTCGGCATGATCTATGTGGTCTACCTGCTGGCCAAGAACGCGTCCTTCGCGGCGGGCACCGCGGCCACGGACTGGATCTTCGCCGCCATCCCGTGGGTGGTCGGTATCGTCGGTATCGGGGGCGTGCTGCTGGCCCTGTTCCTGAAGTACAAAGATCCAGCACGGTACGCCGAATTGGGGCGCACCGTTCTGGAAGAAGCCCACGAGCGCTGA
- a CDS encoding aspartate aminotransferase family protein, with protein MSFSNIMDSNSYQGGQLDDPLIAARNRVLGPAYRLFYEKPVHLVRASGTKLFDADGNDYLDAYNNVASVGHCHPHVIDAVTRQLSTLNTHTRYLHEGIVDYSQRLLATFPDPGPGGSYQIMYACTGSEVNDLALRVAAMHTGATGIIVTEEAYHGNTAAVNAISPSIGGRTSLGPHVRTVSPQLEPAEIAAAIADLRENGFGVSALIVDTIFSSDGIYPDPLVLAPAVSAVRAAGGVLIADEVQPGFGRTGAGMWGFSRHGVVPELVTMGKPMANGMPVAAMVARGDVLAGFANEVPYFNTFGGNPVSMAAAAAVLDVIEGEQLIANAAAVGGDLRAEVTRLTAENPRIGEVRGAGLYLGVEVLDADGHPDRAAARWIVNAMRERRVLISVCGAHGNVLKVRPPLVFSMSDVDRFVAEFGEVLASLAE; from the coding sequence ATGTCCTTTTCCAACATCATGGATTCCAACAGCTATCAGGGTGGTCAGCTGGACGACCCCCTGATAGCTGCTCGGAACCGAGTCCTCGGGCCCGCCTACCGGTTGTTCTACGAGAAGCCCGTTCATCTGGTCCGGGCCTCGGGGACGAAGCTGTTCGACGCAGACGGCAATGACTATCTTGACGCCTACAACAACGTCGCCAGCGTCGGGCACTGCCATCCGCACGTGATCGACGCCGTGACGAGACAGTTGAGCACCCTCAACACCCACACCCGGTATCTGCACGAAGGGATCGTGGACTACTCCCAGCGCCTGCTGGCGACCTTCCCCGATCCGGGCCCCGGCGGCTCCTACCAGATCATGTACGCCTGCACCGGATCTGAAGTCAACGATCTGGCCCTGCGGGTGGCGGCCATGCACACCGGGGCCACCGGCATCATCGTCACCGAGGAGGCCTATCACGGCAATACGGCTGCGGTGAATGCCATTTCGCCGTCCATCGGAGGTCGCACCAGCCTGGGGCCACATGTACGCACGGTGTCGCCGCAGCTGGAGCCGGCCGAGATCGCCGCGGCCATCGCCGACCTGCGGGAGAACGGTTTCGGCGTGAGCGCGTTGATCGTGGACACCATCTTCTCCTCCGACGGCATCTACCCCGACCCGTTGGTGCTGGCGCCGGCGGTGTCCGCGGTGCGTGCCGCCGGCGGTGTGCTGATCGCCGACGAAGTGCAGCCGGGCTTCGGGCGCACCGGGGCGGGGATGTGGGGTTTCTCCCGCCACGGGGTGGTGCCCGAGCTCGTGACGATGGGTAAGCCGATGGCCAACGGGATGCCGGTCGCGGCGATGGTGGCGCGCGGCGATGTGTTGGCCGGCTTTGCCAACGAGGTGCCCTATTTCAATACCTTCGGCGGCAACCCGGTGTCGATGGCGGCCGCGGCCGCCGTCTTGGACGTCATCGAGGGTGAACAGCTGATCGCCAACGCGGCCGCGGTGGGCGGTGATCTGCGCGCCGAGGTGACCCGACTGACCGCCGAGAATCCGCGCATCGGAGAGGTGCGCGGTGCCGGGCTGTACCTCGGTGTGGAGGTGCTCGACGCCGACGGCCATCCCGACCGCGCGGCGGCCCGCTGGATCGTCAACGCCATGCGCGAGCGCCGGGTGCTGATATCGGTGTGCGGGGCGCACGGCAATGTGCTCAAGGTCAGGCCGCCGTTGGTGTTCTCGATGTCCGACGTGGACCGCTTCGTTGCCGAATTCGGTGAGGTGCTGGCAAGCTTGGCCGAGTGA
- the pta gene encoding phosphate acetyltransferase, translating into MTASAIYIASPEGDTGKSTIALGILHKLTATVARVAVFRPITRLEHREAAPSPGSPGDAEGERDYILELLLSQATAGLTYQECAGVSYRQLHEDPEAAIAEIVERFHRVADRSDAVLIVGSDYTDVAAPSELSMNARIAVNLGAPVVLAVKAKDRTPAEVAQAVEVCLAELAGQHAHTAAVVANRCDPDQLTAVAEALAQLSELVPASYVLPEEPLLVAPSVAELRAAVHGELTGGDEQSLIREAMSVLVAGMTAEHVLERLHDGMAVITPGDRSDVVMAVMGAHAAAGFPSLSCVILNGGLPLHPEVARLVEGLGTRLPIISTELGTYDTARAVASARGRVTVDSHRKVDTALALMERYVDTADLLDTLSIPIPTVTTPQMFTYQLIDQARADVQRIVLPEGDDDRILRAAGRLLARRVADLTILGEEKTVRARAAELGVDLAAATVLDPRTSDLCDGFAEQYAQLRSHKGVTVDQAREIISDVSYFGTMLVHNDMVDGMVSGARHTTAHTVRPAFEIIKTAPGVSTVSSIFLMCLADRVLAYGDCAIVPDPTAEQLADIAISSARTAAQFGIDPRVAMLSYSTGSSGTGADVDKVRAATELVRERQPELLVEGPIQYDAAVDPSTAQTKMPGSEVAGRATVLIFPDLNTGNNTYKAVQRSAGAIAIGPVLQGLNKPVNDLSRGALVEDIVNTVAITAIQAARQ; encoded by the coding sequence GTGACCGCTTCGGCCATCTACATCGCGTCGCCCGAGGGTGACACCGGAAAGTCCACCATCGCCCTGGGGATCCTGCACAAGCTGACGGCCACCGTCGCCAGGGTCGCGGTGTTCCGGCCGATCACCCGGCTCGAACATCGTGAGGCTGCCCCCTCGCCGGGCTCACCCGGTGACGCCGAGGGGGAGCGCGACTACATCCTGGAGCTGCTGTTGTCGCAGGCGACCGCCGGGCTCACCTATCAGGAGTGCGCCGGCGTCAGCTATCGGCAGCTGCACGAGGATCCCGAGGCGGCCATCGCCGAGATCGTCGAGCGGTTCCATCGCGTCGCCGACCGCAGCGATGCGGTGCTCATCGTCGGCAGCGACTACACCGACGTGGCGGCACCCAGTGAGCTGAGCATGAACGCGCGGATAGCGGTCAACCTCGGCGCACCCGTGGTGCTCGCGGTGAAGGCCAAGGACCGCACCCCCGCCGAGGTCGCGCAGGCCGTCGAGGTCTGCCTGGCGGAACTGGCCGGCCAGCATGCGCACACCGCGGCCGTGGTGGCCAACCGCTGCGATCCCGATCAATTGACCGCGGTGGCCGAGGCGCTGGCGCAGCTCTCGGAGCTGGTGCCCGCGAGCTACGTACTGCCCGAGGAACCGCTGTTGGTGGCACCCTCGGTGGCGGAGTTGCGGGCGGCCGTGCACGGCGAGCTCACCGGCGGTGACGAGCAGTCGCTGATCCGCGAGGCGATGAGCGTCCTGGTGGCGGGGATGACCGCCGAGCATGTACTGGAACGGCTGCACGACGGCATGGCCGTCATCACCCCCGGCGATCGTTCCGACGTGGTGATGGCAGTGATGGGTGCGCATGCGGCGGCGGGGTTCCCGTCCCTGTCCTGTGTCATCCTCAACGGTGGGTTGCCGCTGCACCCGGAGGTTGCCCGGCTGGTGGAGGGCCTGGGCACGCGGCTGCCGATCATCAGTACCGAACTGGGTACCTATGACACCGCGCGTGCCGTCGCCTCCGCCCGCGGGCGGGTGACCGTCGATTCCCATCGCAAGGTCGACACCGCGCTGGCGTTGATGGAGCGCTATGTCGATACCGCGGATCTGCTTGACACGCTGTCGATTCCGATCCCCACGGTCACCACGCCACAGATGTTCACCTATCAGCTGATCGACCAGGCCCGCGCCGACGTGCAGCGGATCGTGCTGCCCGAAGGCGACGACGACCGGATCCTGCGTGCGGCCGGACGTCTGCTGGCGCGCCGGGTGGCCGACTTGACCATTCTGGGCGAGGAGAAGACGGTCCGCGCCCGGGCCGCCGAACTGGGCGTGGACCTGGCCGCCGCCACCGTGCTCGACCCCCGCACCAGCGACCTGTGCGACGGGTTTGCCGAACAGTATGCGCAGCTGCGCAGCCACAAGGGTGTCACCGTCGACCAGGCCCGCGAGATCATCTCCGACGTCTCCTATTTCGGCACGATGCTGGTCCACAACGACATGGTCGACGGGATGGTCTCCGGGGCCAGGCACACCACCGCGCACACCGTCCGCCCGGCCTTCGAGATCATCAAGACCGCACCCGGTGTCAGCACGGTCTCCAGCATCTTCCTGATGTGTCTGGCGGACCGGGTGCTGGCCTACGGCGACTGCGCGATCGTGCCGGACCCGACGGCCGAACAACTCGCCGACATCGCCATCTCGTCGGCGCGCACCGCCGCCCAGTTCGGCATCGATCCGCGGGTTGCCATGCTGTCGTATTCGACGGGCAGCTCCGGTACCGGTGCAGACGTCGACAAGGTCAGAGCGGCAACCGAACTGGTGCGCGAGCGGCAACCGGAACTTCTGGTGGAAGGACCGATCCAGTACGACGCGGCGGTGGATCCGTCGACCGCACAGACCAAGATGCCGGGTTCGGAGGTGGCGGGCCGGGCCACCGTGCTGATCTTCCCGGACCTCAACACGGGCAACAACACCTACAAGGCGGTGCAGCGCAGCGCCGGTGCCATCGCGATCGGACCGGTGTTGCAGGGACTGAACAAGCCGGTCAACGACCTGTCCCGGGGAGCCCTGGTGGAGGACATCGTGAACACGGTGGCGATCACCGCGATCCAGGCGGCCCGGCAGTGA